ACAAGCAGTACCTCATTTAAGCCCAGATAGGCAAGGGCTCTTTCAGTAACCTCTGTCAGTATTGCAAACGCCGTTTCCTGAAAGCTGTAAGCCACATCCTCCGGCGAAACTCCAGAATCATATAATTTCTGGGCTGCCGTTACCATCCCGCTGAACGAGAAATCCATGCCCTTTACCACATATGGAAGCGGGTGGTACTTCTTTCCATTCTCTGCCAGTTTTTCAATCTTGGGACCGCCGGGATGTTTTAAACCCATATACCTCGCAAGTTTGTCAAGCGCATTTCCAATTCCGATGTCCAGGGTTTCACCGAAAACTCTATACCTGTTACCCCTTCTTGCAATAACCTGACTGTTGCCTCCGCTGACGTACAGCACAACGGGCCTCTTCGCCCTTGTTTTCCACCTCCCTACCTCAACGTGGGCCAGACAGTGGTTAACGCCAACAAGCGGTTTCTTAAGCTTTACAGAAAGCAACCTCGCCGCTGTAGCAACAACTCTCAGGCAAGGCCCCATCCCCGGACCCTGAGAAAAGGCTATGACGTCTATAGAGTCTCTTTCAACCTTATCAAACAAACGGGAAAGTAAGGGGGCCATTCTCTCGCTGTGATGCTGAGAAGCTTCCCTTGGATGTATGCCCCCTTCTTTAGGCTGATATGGATCGTTCAGCAGTGCAATTACATCATTCTCATTAACCACTCCCACGCTGAGACTCCAGGCGGTGCCCTCAATTCCGAGAGCAATCATTTCTTCTTGAACTCGGTGTACCCGCACTTACCACAGCTTAACCTGTCTTTGTGTTCTGCCAGAAAAACACCTTCTCCGCATCTCGGGCAGAACTTTCTCTTCCTGACGACTTTCTCACCTTTTATTTCATAAAGCCTGTGTATGCTCTCAGCACCTTTTGTCATTACGCTCCCTCCTCAGATACCTCTTCACCTGCTTCTCCCTCACCGGACGCCTTGAGATTTCTCTCTATGATGTGATCTTCCTCAATAGACTTTAAATCGTCCACTGTGTCGTATATCTTAACGTAGCTTTTCGCCTCCGTTTTACCGAACTCGGTTTTTATGTAATCTACTACAACTCTTTCAATCTCCGCATTCATCAGGCCCGCTATTTTCGCTCTGACATCATGTCTTGAAGGCGTCTTTCCCTCAAAGCTAAGCCGGCAGTAAACTTCCCTTCTCCTGAGCAGCGGGTTGTATCTCTCACTCTCCACGTAAACCTCCAATCAAATCACCTCCTGTCAAATACCTTAGCTCCTCGCAATCTTCAACCACTTCCATCCTTCTTAAGAGGTTGAGTATTAGAATTTTCTTGTCAACATCTACCTTCAAAGCGACAACACCCTCTCGAGGCTGACCATAAATAATGAGCGAATTTTCAGGGAGGAGAATCCCAAGAGGAACCACAGCAAGATCTTCCTCTCCGTCTACGAAAACCATGACTTTTTTTCCATCATCAGCCAGTTCCACGGCTTTTTTCAAATCCGAAATTAGTCTGCAGGAAACATATCCGGCAGGATTCCAGGTTTCAATTCTTTCATCAAAAACCTCGGTTTCAAACTCTACGCTATCCTCCCTCAGGGTTTTTCCGTCAATAACTGCAATATCCGGAATCACGCCAACCTTCACGGCTGATGCTGAAACAAGGTCTCCAACACAGCACAGAAGTCTGCAATCACCTATCTCCTCGACCTCAAGTATCAGCCTCTCACCACTGCCCCTGTACAGTTTCCCATGAGGCTTTGCAAACTCTTCTCTCATGTTTTCCGGTAACCTCAGACCTCTGAGCCTCATCTAGCCAACTCTTAAGGCGTATTTACCCGGGATCTTAATTTCCAGTCTTTTTGCTATTTCACTTTTCTCCGGGTCGATTATTACAACATACCCGTACCACTCTTTTGTCAGCTCAGTGCTCCCGCAATTTTTGCAGATTGAGGAATCCATACTTATGAATTTGCAGTTTCTGCATGCAAGCTCAGCCATTACAGTTCACTCTCCTTTTCCATCTTTTCAATATCTTCATCAATCCACTTCAGGGCTCC
This genomic interval from Archaeoglobus neptunius contains the following:
- a CDS encoding bifunctional N(6)-L-threonylcarbamoyladenine synthase/serine/threonine protein kinase, which encodes MIALGIEGTAWSLSVGVVNENDVIALLNDPYQPKEGGIHPREASQHHSERMAPLLSRLFDKVERDSIDVIAFSQGPGMGPCLRVVATAARLLSVKLKKPLVGVNHCLAHVEVGRWKTRAKRPVVLYVSGGNSQVIARRGNRYRVFGETLDIGIGNALDKLARYMGLKHPGGPKIEKLAENGKKYHPLPYVVKGMDFSFSGMVTAAQKLYDSGVSPEDVAYSFQETAFAILTEVTERALAYLGLNEVLLVGGVAANRRLQEMLRVMCDDRGARFYTPPKELAGDNGAMIAYTGLLMYKHGYVTPVEKSYVRPDFRIEDVEVRWD
- a CDS encoding 30S ribosomal protein S27ae codes for the protein MTKGAESIHRLYEIKGEKVVRKRKFCPRCGEGVFLAEHKDRLSCGKCGYTEFKKK
- a CDS encoding 30S ribosomal protein S24e, which gives rise to MEVYVESERYNPLLRRREVYCRLSFEGKTPSRHDVRAKIAGLMNAEIERVVVDYIKTEFGKTEAKSYVKIYDTVDDLKSIEEDHIIERNLKASGEGEAGEEVSEEGA
- a CDS encoding GTP-dependent dephospho-CoA kinase family protein; this encodes MRLRGLRLPENMREEFAKPHGKLYRGSGERLILEVEEIGDCRLLCCVGDLVSASAVKVGVIPDIAVIDGKTLREDSVEFETEVFDERIETWNPAGYVSCRLISDLKKAVELADDGKKVMVFVDGEEDLAVVPLGILLPENSLIIYGQPREGVVALKVDVDKKILILNLLRRMEVVEDCEELRYLTGGDLIGGLRGE
- the spt4 gene encoding transcription elongation factor subunit Spt4, coding for MAELACRNCKFISMDSSICKNCGSTELTKEWYGYVVIIDPEKSEIAKRLEIKIPGKYALRVG